A region of Mycobacterium sp. SMC-4 DNA encodes the following proteins:
- the mobF gene encoding MobF family relaxase, whose protein sequence is MVQRAGGDGAVLTIAKLGQWSVSYYVDTARQAVASARDGRAAGGGLGEYYSESETRLPAWLSAGRDVAEAMGLTGAGRNGETADLDAVTRWLDDGISPCEASGRAFNRRDGVHGYDLTFCAPKSVSLLRGLGDDVMGKAVAEAHAYAVAEAMEYLAEHGGYTRVHNPVTGQKDLVRLPAIVAATFQHETSRAGDPHLHTHAVVPNRQARADGRLVSLDGTSLYHEARAAGIIYQATLRRELTRLIGIEWGEVDPRTGMAEIAGAHRGDLTSWSQRATQLREWASGHLRVECDELSAGQLATAQKATRPRKPEGVAWAALRVAWAADDRGFRISRPAQQAAREARRQAGVDYALVVRRAVSHGLTQAAFTRADLVEAIGARLPIDDADGPSPREVIERLADDVALRIGDERAAHQREGSIRYTAADLVAEEHALVALMGRRDTRAALPSVDTTGLSPDQAQAITAIATSQRLVQPLSAPAGAGKTHSLRALRRAANEAGKRVLVVAPTGRAVDVAVREQAGDRGATVDALLGQLERGTEVLDSDTLVIVDEAGMVGTQHLRTLLDAATAAGTKVVAVGDEHQLAPVAQRAGTFAQLVTDLPWAQRLSQVWRMVDHAERDASLAVREGGPAALRRAVGWYRRAERLHTGDAVTMADDARTAWQADITAGRDALLIADRWEMADAINIRIHSERIDEDAPTVPAARGHRLAAGDVVITRHNTIDIPTRTDRGADADPIRNGQRWEVLAVDTDQGRIAARRLDDGAIAALSGDYLRQQVHLGYAVTVHAAQGVTADTCHTLLSADSATRAIAYVGLTRGRHTNTVHLYDTRAGEGDHDHTETVPGQHTARRGTLGEAAVALRRVLGRGDHAATIATAAREADEDQLPQPVAELRRYHRTVVNRLRREDRTERHTAQDRSMHARMHASDQALVEILAATGRYAAPLPSSGLLTDPVAVALSAPYVVTTLTAERYTPEVADTVRRATASAERAHLQIAITTTRSGQLHLDQLVDQLPAHPAPQGAVVVVEDAAAADPAHLAAVATALVPARGRLLLIDNGEPGPARRLLDGLDLPWANNTRPVPRIDNPALAAAAETHRSSAARSWRTLTTPRTRDRSRDRDRGHGLDID, encoded by the coding sequence GTGGTCCAGCGGGCGGGAGGTGACGGCGCGGTGTTGACGATCGCCAAGCTCGGCCAGTGGTCGGTGTCGTACTACGTCGACACCGCCCGTCAAGCGGTGGCGTCGGCGCGTGATGGCCGCGCGGCCGGTGGGGGTTTGGGCGAGTACTACAGCGAGTCTGAGACGCGGCTTCCGGCGTGGCTTTCCGCCGGTCGCGACGTGGCCGAGGCGATGGGTTTGACGGGGGCCGGGCGCAATGGAGAAACCGCAGATTTGGATGCGGTGACGCGGTGGCTGGATGACGGAATTTCGCCGTGCGAGGCGAGTGGTCGTGCGTTCAATAGACGCGACGGGGTGCACGGGTATGACTTGACGTTTTGTGCACCCAAGAGTGTGTCACTGCTGCGCGGTCTCGGTGACGATGTGATGGGCAAGGCGGTCGCCGAAGCTCACGCCTACGCCGTCGCCGAAGCGATGGAGTATCTGGCCGAACACGGGGGCTACACCCGTGTGCATAACCCCGTCACCGGACAGAAGGATTTGGTGCGGTTGCCGGCAATTGTGGCGGCAACTTTTCAGCACGAAACCTCCCGCGCCGGGGACCCGCATCTGCACACGCACGCGGTCGTTCCGAACCGTCAGGCGCGCGCGGATGGGCGGCTGGTGTCGTTGGATGGGACGAGCCTTTATCACGAAGCGCGGGCCGCCGGAATCATCTACCAAGCCACCTTGCGTCGGGAGTTGACGCGCTTGATCGGCATCGAGTGGGGCGAGGTTGATCCGCGCACTGGGATGGCCGAAATCGCGGGGGCGCACCGCGGCGATTTGACGTCGTGGTCGCAGCGTGCGACGCAGCTGCGCGAGTGGGCGAGTGGGCATCTGAGAGTCGAGTGCGATGAGCTTTCCGCAGGGCAGTTGGCGACCGCGCAGAAGGCCACCCGGCCGCGGAAACCCGAAGGTGTCGCATGGGCGGCGCTGCGTGTCGCCTGGGCCGCTGATGACCGCGGTTTCCGCATCAGTCGGCCAGCTCAGCAGGCCGCGCGGGAGGCCCGCCGACAGGCCGGTGTGGACTACGCGTTGGTGGTGCGTCGCGCGGTGTCGCACGGCCTCACGCAGGCTGCGTTCACCCGTGCCGATCTGGTCGAGGCGATCGGTGCGCGGCTACCCATCGACGACGCCGACGGACCGTCCCCGCGGGAGGTCATCGAGCGCCTGGCCGATGATGTCGCACTGCGCATCGGAGACGAGCGGGCCGCCCATCAACGCGAAGGGTCGATCCGCTATACGGCAGCCGATTTGGTCGCCGAAGAACACGCCCTTGTCGCGCTGATGGGCCGCCGCGACACCCGCGCCGCACTGCCTTCTGTTGACACCACTGGACTGTCGCCGGATCAGGCCCAAGCCATCACCGCCATCGCCACCTCCCAGCGGCTCGTACAGCCTCTCAGCGCGCCCGCAGGGGCCGGGAAAACCCACTCGCTGCGGGCACTGCGTCGCGCGGCGAATGAGGCCGGGAAACGCGTTCTGGTGGTCGCTCCGACCGGGCGTGCAGTCGACGTCGCGGTGCGCGAGCAGGCCGGAGATCGTGGCGCCACTGTCGATGCGTTGTTGGGTCAGCTCGAGCGCGGTACCGAGGTCCTCGACAGCGACACCCTGGTCATCGTCGATGAGGCCGGCATGGTCGGTACCCAACACCTGCGTACGTTGCTCGATGCGGCCACCGCCGCCGGGACGAAAGTGGTGGCGGTCGGGGATGAGCACCAGCTTGCACCGGTCGCGCAACGGGCCGGCACCTTCGCTCAACTGGTCACCGATCTGCCCTGGGCGCAACGACTGTCGCAGGTGTGGCGGATGGTTGACCACGCCGAACGGGACGCCTCGCTGGCCGTACGGGAGGGAGGGCCAGCGGCGCTGCGTCGCGCCGTGGGCTGGTATCGCCGCGCTGAGCGCCTCCACACCGGGGACGCCGTCACCATGGCCGATGACGCGCGGACGGCGTGGCAGGCCGACATCACCGCCGGCCGGGACGCACTGCTCATTGCCGATCGGTGGGAGATGGCCGATGCGATCAACATCCGGATCCACTCCGAACGAATCGACGAGGACGCACCCACGGTTCCCGCGGCTCGCGGGCACCGCCTCGCCGCCGGCGACGTGGTGATCACCCGGCATAACACCATCGACATTCCCACCCGCACCGACCGTGGCGCCGATGCCGACCCGATCCGCAACGGCCAACGCTGGGAAGTCCTCGCCGTCGACACCGACCAGGGGCGAATCGCGGCGCGACGCCTCGACGACGGCGCAATCGCCGCGCTGTCGGGGGACTACCTACGCCAGCAGGTCCACCTGGGCTACGCGGTGACCGTGCACGCCGCTCAGGGCGTCACCGCGGACACCTGCCACACCCTGCTGTCGGCGGACAGCGCCACCCGCGCCATCGCCTACGTCGGGCTGACCCGCGGCCGGCACACCAACACCGTCCACCTCTACGACACCCGCGCCGGGGAAGGCGACCACGACCACACTGAAACCGTCCCTGGTCAGCACACCGCACGTCGGGGCACCCTCGGTGAGGCGGCCGTCGCGCTACGTCGTGTTCTGGGCCGCGGCGACCACGCCGCCACCATCGCCACCGCCGCCCGCGAGGCCGACGAAGATCAGCTCCCCCAACCGGTCGCCGAACTACGTCGCTACCACCGCACCGTCGTCAACCGGCTGCGCCGCGAGGACCGCACCGAACGCCACACCGCCCAAGACCGAAGCATGCACGCACGCATGCATGCATCCGATCAGGCATTGGTCGAGATATTGGCCGCCACGGGCCGCTACGCCGCACCCCTGCCCTCCTCAGGGCTCCTCACCGACCCCGTAGCCGTCGCACTCTCCGCGCCCTACGTCGTGACCACCCTGACCGCTGAGCGCTACACCCCCGAAGTTGCCGACACGGTGCGCCGTGCGACGGCGAGTGCTGAGCGTGCCCACCTCCAGATTGCCATCACCACAACGCGATCCGGTCAGCTTCACCTTGACCAGCTCGTTGATCAGCTGCCCGCCCATCCCGCGCCACAGGGGGCGGTCGTCGTCGTTGAGGACGCCGCGGCCGCCGACCCCGCCCATCTCGCGGCGGTGGCCACCGCCCTGGTCCCCGCCCGCGGCCGGCTCCTGCTCATCGACAACGGTGAGCCTGGTCCCGCCAGACGACTCCTCGACGGACTCGATCTTCCCTGGGCTAACAACACCCGGCCTGTGCCGCGCATCGATAATCCGGCGTTGGCGGCCGCCGCTGAGACTCACCGCAGTAGCGCGGCCCGCAGCTGGCGAACTCTTACCACCCCGCGCACACGCGACCGAAGCCGAGATCGCGACCGCGGACACGGCCTCGACATCGACTGA
- a CDS encoding rep protein, whose protein sequence is MRALANERRREWVQRAGACAPRAPMWTSRAGWLEGLRQWAHSPALGQLCAEERVSITSATLLSIATVMAEHADHATGRHVAVTRATIADKVGCDMRTVTTAWRVLRVSQWAVEAQRGHGSTNTPSVGRRPSVYHLVPRHEARPVTRPVVHDFHLPPSGGVGLSSPVGSYSPSERASAPANRIYDNTRQARPWRRTTGRPLAVQRLAAALVAITHGLDRAHIGAICDALTAAGIDPDVWSARAVNDKLNADMRARGATWPDHIANPGAFLHSRLRRLSWSPPEPATNAGGSAAVSIDQTPRPVVLTEASRARIAAAREEIRRVLTDSAQRTRSGHTNRTPTARSVTPRRHAAGGTARRREECTVGRLVDDESSGCETVR, encoded by the coding sequence GTGCGCGCACTGGCGAACGAACGACGCCGCGAATGGGTGCAGCGCGCCGGGGCCTGCGCACCGCGCGCACCAATGTGGACCAGCCGCGCTGGCTGGCTCGAAGGTCTGCGCCAGTGGGCGCACTCACCGGCACTGGGCCAGCTGTGCGCCGAGGAACGCGTGTCGATCACCTCGGCCACGCTGTTGTCGATCGCCACGGTGATGGCCGAGCACGCCGACCACGCCACCGGCCGCCACGTCGCCGTCACCCGCGCGACAATCGCCGACAAGGTGGGTTGCGACATGCGCACCGTGACCACCGCCTGGCGCGTCCTACGGGTCTCTCAGTGGGCCGTCGAGGCGCAACGCGGCCACGGCTCAACAAACACCCCCAGCGTCGGCCGGCGACCCTCGGTGTACCACCTGGTGCCGCGCCACGAAGCCCGTCCCGTGACCCGTCCCGTTGTGCATGATTTCCACCTACCGCCGTCAGGCGGTGTTGGTCTTTCTTCTCCCGTAGGGAGTTACTCACCAAGCGAGCGCGCAAGCGCGCCCGCCAACCGAATCTACGACAACACGCGACAAGCACGGCCATGGCGACGCACCACCGGACGGCCGCTGGCCGTGCAGCGGCTTGCCGCTGCACTCGTCGCGATCACCCACGGCCTCGATCGCGCCCACATCGGCGCCATCTGCGATGCGCTCACCGCCGCCGGCATTGACCCCGACGTGTGGTCAGCACGCGCGGTCAACGACAAGCTCAACGCCGACATGCGCGCCCGAGGAGCGACCTGGCCCGACCACATCGCCAATCCTGGCGCGTTCCTGCACAGCCGGTTACGACGGCTGTCGTGGTCACCCCCAGAACCCGCAACAAACGCCGGCGGCTCCGCCGCCGTCAGCATCGACCAGACCCCGCGACCGGTGGTGCTCACCGAGGCGTCTCGGGCTCGGATCGCCGCGGCCCGAGAAGAGATCCGTCGCGTGCTCACCGACAGCGCTCAACGCACCCGCAGTGGGCACACCAACCGCACGCCCACCGCACGGTCAGTGACACCGCGACGGCATGCCGCTGGAGGCACGGCGCGACGGCGCGAGGAATGCACCGTTGGCCGCCTGGTCGACGACGAATCTAGTGGTTGCGAAACGGTGCGCTGA
- a CDS encoding ParA family protein: MTAIVVCHSRKGGVGKSFLAYELAYLLGAVLVDLEHDGGGVTAKWGYRPQDHPRARLLEALQDPGAPAPRPMRGFKKPTLIPGHPDLYDHQPDANTMAEALIKWGEEWGTDWIVVDTHPGASPAAHGALSVANIVLAPTALRTAELDATEELVNEIADYPLVLVPNFVPTTPPAPEIERLRRIIDGTPVQVAPPIPTALHVGTRKKRMAITAETPPAKSLQKVADALGNLSDFVKGYVNA, from the coding sequence GTGACCGCGATCGTCGTCTGCCATTCCCGCAAAGGCGGGGTGGGAAAATCATTCCTCGCGTACGAGCTTGCCTATCTACTGGGCGCCGTCCTCGTCGACCTCGAGCACGACGGTGGGGGAGTAACCGCCAAGTGGGGATACCGACCCCAGGACCATCCACGTGCCCGTCTTCTGGAAGCCCTGCAGGACCCAGGCGCTCCTGCGCCCCGACCCATGCGCGGTTTCAAAAAGCCCACCCTTATCCCCGGTCACCCCGACCTCTACGACCATCAACCCGACGCCAACACCATGGCCGAAGCCCTCATCAAGTGGGGCGAAGAGTGGGGCACCGACTGGATCGTCGTCGACACCCACCCCGGCGCCAGCCCGGCAGCTCACGGGGCGCTGTCAGTCGCCAACATCGTGCTGGCACCGACAGCGCTGCGCACGGCCGAACTCGACGCGACCGAGGAACTGGTCAACGAGATCGCCGACTACCCGTTAGTGCTGGTTCCCAACTTCGTGCCCACCACGCCGCCGGCGCCCGAGATCGAGCGGCTCCGCCGGATCATCGACGGAACACCGGTACAGGTCGCACCGCCGATACCCACGGCGCTGCACGTCGGCACTCGAAAGAAGCGCATGGCCATCACAGCCGAGACCCCGCCGGCCAAGTCGCTTCAGAAGGTGGCAGACGCGCTCGGCAACCTCAGCGACTTCGTAAAGGGGTACGTCAATGCCTGA
- a CDS encoding STAS domain-containing protein, which translates to MTEDPHRAGQAAVAHCRGRVTVAMTFRRPRTRRRRRARARYVYRIDHGVTIVAVYGDIDASNAFDLLYEVRFRTAIRDASLIVDLTAVTFLGGDGLRTLQVIDRRHASTATPWIVVPGPAASRLLQIGDTRRQIPTAESVPAALAILRAARPI; encoded by the coding sequence GTGACGGAGGACCCGCACCGCGCCGGGCAGGCCGCCGTGGCCCACTGTCGCGGCCGCGTCACCGTGGCCATGACATTTCGGCGGCCACGCACTCGGCGCCGACGCCGCGCCCGTGCACGCTACGTCTACCGCATCGACCACGGCGTCACCATCGTCGCCGTCTACGGCGACATCGACGCGTCCAACGCCTTCGACCTGCTTTACGAAGTGCGCTTCCGGACCGCCATCCGGGACGCATCGTTGATCGTCGACCTCACCGCCGTCACATTCCTCGGCGGTGACGGACTGCGAACGCTCCAAGTCATCGACCGAAGGCACGCCTCCACCGCAACCCCCTGGATCGTCGTCCCCGGCCCCGCGGCCAGCCGACTACTCCAGATCGGCGACACCCGGCGTCAGATCCCCACAGCCGAATCGGTTCCTGCGGCCCTCGCCATCCTTCGTGCGGCGCGACCAATCTGA
- a CDS encoding GlsB/YeaQ/YmgE family stress response membrane protein, with translation MIGTIIGAIVVGLIVGVLARLVMPGKQNIGVIVTVILGAIGSFLGTWVSYKLGYSNQDGGFKIIPFLVGIIFAVILIAGYLGITGRRGTRTR, from the coding sequence ATGATCGGAACCATCATCGGCGCCATCGTCGTCGGACTCATCGTCGGGGTCCTGGCTCGACTCGTCATGCCCGGCAAGCAGAACATCGGCGTCATCGTCACCGTGATTCTCGGCGCGATCGGATCATTCCTGGGCACGTGGGTGTCCTACAAACTCGGCTACTCCAACCAAGACGGCGGCTTCAAGATCATCCCGTTCCTCGTCGGCATCATCTTCGCCGTCATCCTCATCGCCGGCTACCTCGGCATCACCGGCCGCCGCGGCACCCGCACCCGCTAA
- a CDS encoding CsbD family protein encodes MADSNSGPAEGIKGVVEGVKGKAKEAVGAVTGNDSLSEEGRAQQDKADAQRDVAKKEAEAEAARGEAKTHEARQKAAE; translated from the coding sequence ATGGCAGACAGCAACAGCGGACCCGCCGAAGGCATCAAGGGCGTCGTCGAAGGCGTCAAAGGCAAGGCCAAAGAGGCCGTCGGCGCGGTGACCGGCAACGACAGCCTCAGCGAGGAGGGCAGGGCGCAGCAGGACAAGGCCGACGCCCAGCGCGACGTCGCGAAGAAGGAAGCCGAAGCCGAAGCCGCCCGCGGCGAAGCCAAGACCCACGAAGCCCGCCAGAAAGCCGCCGAGTAA
- a CDS encoding alkaline shock response membrane anchor protein AmaP, with translation MTGTATFIDRLAALILGLVLLVLGAAMIIWTTHLIDGTPVYLTAPGLVFAAQTAWWPWAVTAAGVLLVLLGLRWLATHRPARRANDLTLADSNLSEGCLSADLGSLADAAAAELRERPAIKSASGKAVIDRGKPSIHLDVTAAGTDTLAHAATAADEVAATAVGMLGDAIAVQTRLHVNTRKPNPRRLA, from the coding sequence ATGACCGGTACCGCCACGTTCATCGACCGCCTCGCCGCCCTCATCCTCGGCTTGGTGCTCCTGGTCCTGGGAGCGGCCATGATCATCTGGACGACCCACCTCATCGACGGCACCCCGGTCTACCTCACCGCACCGGGCCTGGTCTTCGCCGCCCAAACCGCATGGTGGCCCTGGGCGGTCACCGCCGCCGGGGTCCTGCTGGTGCTGCTCGGCCTGCGGTGGCTGGCCACCCACCGGCCCGCCCGCCGTGCCAATGACCTCACGCTGGCCGACAGCAATCTGTCCGAGGGCTGCCTGTCGGCCGACCTCGGCTCGTTGGCTGACGCTGCGGCCGCCGAGCTGCGTGAGCGTCCCGCGATCAAATCCGCCAGTGGCAAGGCGGTCATCGACCGCGGCAAACCCAGCATCCACCTCGACGTCACCGCTGCGGGCACCGACACCCTCGCCCACGCCGCCACCGCGGCCGACGAGGTGGCGGCCACCGCCGTGGGCATGCTCGGCGACGCCATCGCCGTGCAAACCCGTCTGCACGTCAACACCCGCAAGCCCAACCCCCGCCGGCTCGCATGA
- a CDS encoding DUF6286 domain-containing protein — MTAPEHLEHVPPTHSTSGVLHNGTRQPAAAPRSPASAPPPLAPAAAHYVGVISALLLIALGAVGIRDGIAAAGWITGPSWTRAAIDWFDGQSAHGWMVPVGALLAVLGLLLIGTALTPRRRTAIPVQAETSVYLDVSDTAKLAAAAARVVPGVTKATASATRRAVKVSARTTGPDVTQDAITGAVRTALAPLSSPPRITVRTRVERP, encoded by the coding sequence ATGACCGCCCCCGAACACCTCGAACACGTCCCGCCGACGCACTCGACCTCCGGTGTGCTGCACAACGGCACCCGCCAGCCCGCGGCCGCACCACGATCCCCGGCGTCGGCCCCGCCCCCGCTGGCCCCCGCGGCCGCGCACTACGTCGGCGTGATCAGCGCGCTGCTGCTGATCGCCCTCGGCGCGGTCGGCATCCGCGACGGCATCGCCGCGGCCGGCTGGATCACCGGACCCTCCTGGACCCGAGCGGCCATCGACTGGTTCGACGGCCAATCCGCGCACGGCTGGATGGTTCCCGTCGGCGCCCTCCTCGCCGTCCTCGGGCTCCTTCTGATCGGCACCGCCTTGACCCCGCGTCGCCGCACGGCCATCCCCGTGCAGGCCGAGACCAGCGTCTACCTCGACGTCTCCGACACCGCGAAACTCGCCGCCGCCGCCGCGCGCGTGGTTCCCGGCGTCACCAAGGCCACCGCCTCGGCGACCCGCCGCGCGGTCAAGGTGTCCGCCCGCACCACCGGACCCGACGTCACCCAAGACGCCATCACCGGCGCCGTGCGCACCGCCCTGGCGCCGCTGTCCTCCCCACCGCGCATCACGGTGCGCACCCGAGTGGAAAGGCCCTAA
- a CDS encoding Asp23/Gls24 family envelope stress response protein, producing the protein MAETPPAVGDDPGGRGSLTVHDRVAEQIAAKAALDTAGVRLQASGLDKLTGRTRPKTHVSIAAGRVRAKVDIAVPWSYQLGAVGAAVRANVTFALAHLAGLQVDGVDVAVTAVTTNDATTGKRVQ; encoded by the coding sequence GTGGCTGAGACCCCGCCCGCGGTCGGCGATGATCCCGGCGGTCGGGGGTCGCTGACGGTGCATGACCGCGTCGCCGAGCAGATTGCGGCCAAGGCCGCCCTGGACACCGCCGGGGTGCGGCTGCAGGCCAGCGGCCTGGACAAGCTCACCGGACGCACCAGACCCAAGACCCACGTCAGCATCGCCGCCGGACGCGTCCGGGCGAAGGTCGACATCGCCGTGCCCTGGAGCTACCAACTCGGCGCCGTCGGCGCCGCCGTACGCGCCAACGTCACCTTCGCCCTCGCGCACCTGGCCGGATTGCAGGTCGACGGCGTCGACGTGGCGGTCACCGCCGTCACCACCAACGACGCCACCACCGGAAAGCGGGTCCAATGA
- a CDS encoding Asp23/Gls24 family envelope stress response protein, with amino-acid sequence MTSTQPPTTAPKTPAVTATDSALTTSQGKTTIADTVVSKIAGLSAREVHGVYDLGGGASRIVGSLRERIPGATVNHSQGVSVEVGEKQAAIDIEIVADYGVAIADLANGIRRNVIAAIEKMTGLEVTEVNITVNDVHVEDDSDEDTTSTDSSRPARVQ; translated from the coding sequence ATGACGAGCACCCAGCCCCCCACCACCGCACCGAAGACCCCGGCGGTCACCGCCACCGATTCGGCGTTGACCACCTCCCAGGGCAAGACCACGATCGCCGACACGGTGGTCTCCAAGATCGCCGGTCTCTCGGCACGTGAAGTGCACGGCGTCTACGACCTGGGCGGCGGAGCGTCGCGCATTGTGGGATCGCTGCGCGAGCGGATCCCCGGCGCGACGGTCAACCACTCTCAGGGTGTGTCGGTGGAGGTGGGCGAGAAGCAGGCCGCCATCGACATCGAGATCGTCGCCGACTACGGCGTCGCGATCGCCGATCTGGCCAACGGGATCCGTCGCAACGTGATCGCCGCGATCGAGAAGATGACCGGCCTGGAGGTCACCGAGGTCAACATCACCGTCAACGACGTGCACGTCGAAGACGACAGCGACGAGGACACCACCAGCACCGACAGCAGCCGCCCGGCGCGGGTGCAGTAG
- a CDS encoding RNA polymerase sigma factor produces MDTPPRDTGTDPSRLGDRTLAAAAAMGERAAFETIVHRYGPLLYGYVRRMISDQAGADDVVQETFVAAWRQIDGYRGDAALKTWLFRICDRKIIDSRRVRYAEPIDDRLLDPIDPSADSDPTIVLSNNEFLAALERALAELPVRQRAVWVLREINGLTFPQIGMTLTLSPGAARGHHHRAQSTLRQRMQRWQH; encoded by the coding sequence GTGGACACCCCACCCCGTGACACCGGCACGGACCCATCGCGCCTAGGTGACCGCACCCTGGCGGCGGCCGCCGCCATGGGTGAACGGGCGGCATTCGAGACGATCGTGCACCGCTACGGCCCGCTGCTCTACGGCTACGTCCGGCGCATGATCAGCGACCAGGCCGGGGCCGACGACGTGGTGCAGGAGACCTTCGTCGCCGCCTGGCGCCAGATCGACGGGTATCGCGGTGACGCCGCTCTCAAGACGTGGCTGTTCCGGATCTGTGACCGCAAGATCATCGACTCGCGCCGGGTGCGCTACGCCGAACCCATCGACGACCGCCTCCTCGACCCCATCGACCCGTCCGCGGACTCGGATCCGACAATCGTGTTGTCCAACAACGAGTTTCTGGCCGCCCTGGAACGCGCCCTGGCCGAACTGCCCGTCCGACAACGCGCGGTGTGGGTGTTGCGCGAGATCAACGGCTTGACGTTCCCCCAGATCGGCATGACCCTGACACTGAGCCCCGGAGCAGCGCGTGGACACCACCACCGGGCTCAATCCACCCTCCGGCAAAGGATGCAGCGATGGCAGCACTGA
- a CDS encoding mechanosensitive ion channel family protein, whose product MRDALNDMWREIATFAPKLVAFLLILIIGWIVVKLIAKAVDKILERVGFDRAVERGGVKRALARSQYDASTIASKIVYYALLLFVLQLAFGVFGANPISDLISGVIAFLPKLLVALIIVVVASAIAAAVRDLLANTLSGLSYGRMLANIASISILGLGIIAALNQVGIALTVTLPVLVAILGTIGGILVVGVGGGLIKPMQQRWESYLDKAENESRTIRDKVSSSSGPGQQPHDQGQAPPLPSSYSDPSSYPQSDQPPAGYQQPGYPQPGQPPAGYQQPGYPQPGQPQPPSYGDNPYPRQQGY is encoded by the coding sequence GTGAGAGACGCTCTCAATGACATGTGGCGCGAGATCGCCACCTTCGCACCTAAACTGGTGGCCTTCCTCCTCATTCTGATTATTGGGTGGATAGTGGTCAAGCTGATCGCCAAAGCGGTCGACAAGATCCTCGAACGTGTCGGGTTCGACCGCGCCGTGGAGCGCGGGGGCGTCAAGCGCGCGTTGGCAAGAAGCCAGTACGACGCCTCCACCATCGCCAGCAAAATCGTCTACTACGCGCTGCTGCTGTTTGTTCTACAACTGGCATTCGGGGTGTTCGGGGCCAATCCGATCAGCGACCTCATCTCCGGAGTCATCGCGTTCCTGCCGAAGTTGTTGGTGGCCCTGATCATCGTCGTCGTCGCCTCGGCGATCGCGGCTGCGGTGCGGGATCTGTTGGCCAACACCTTGAGCGGGCTGTCCTACGGGCGGATGCTGGCCAACATCGCGAGCATTTCCATTCTTGGTCTGGGCATCATCGCAGCCCTCAACCAGGTCGGTATCGCGCTGACGGTCACCCTGCCCGTCCTGGTCGCCATCCTCGGGACCATCGGCGGAATTCTCGTCGTCGGGGTCGGCGGGGGGTTGATCAAGCCCATGCAGCAGCGCTGGGAAAGCTACCTCGACAAGGCCGAGAACGAGAGCCGCACCATCCGCGACAAGGTGTCCTCGTCGAGCGGACCCGGGCAGCAGCCCCACGATCAGGGGCAGGCGCCGCCACTGCCGAGCAGCTACAGCGACCCGTCGAGCTATCCGCAGTCGGACCAGCCGCCTGCCGGCTACCAGCAGCCCGGCTATCCGCAACCGGGTCAGCCGCCTGCCGGCTACCAGCAGCCCGGCTATCCGCAGCCGGGTCAGCCGCAACCACCCTCATACGGCGACAACCCCTATCCGCGTCAGCAGGGTTACTGA